The proteins below come from a single Eubacterium limosum genomic window:
- the dprA gene encoding DNA-processing protein DprA yields the protein MERDLFWIWLMSLTDLGNKRKLKLLEYFETPEKIYNADEKSLMASGAVKEKDCKYIRSQQHLYLATKARGFMERHRIDLITIENSLYPARLKNIYDPPVGLFAKGNLDLLDRPMYLGIVGSRKASPAGLKQTRKLAETFSDMGITIVSGLAEGVDGESHLGSCERIGSTIAVMGTGINVCYPEKHKPLYKKIVRSGLILTEFFMDEPPLKFHFPRRNRIISGLCDGLLVVEAREKSGALITADFALEQGKNVYAVPGDIARYQSVGSNQLIKEGAKVVTEPEDVLEDYVDMLPQDTESFHNPISLERAAEGIDDPEQKKILNYVAEGYTTVDELVGVSGMGIGAVNGALSMLELDDRVKVEYGKVYIL from the coding sequence ATGGAAAGGGATCTGTTCTGGATATGGCTGATGTCGTTGACCGATCTTGGGAATAAGCGCAAGCTAAAGCTGTTGGAATATTTTGAGACACCAGAAAAAATATACAATGCTGATGAGAAAAGCCTGATGGCTTCTGGTGCGGTTAAGGAAAAAGACTGTAAATACATCCGAAGTCAGCAGCATCTGTACCTTGCAACAAAGGCAAGAGGCTTTATGGAGCGCCATAGAATTGACCTTATAACCATTGAAAACAGCCTTTATCCGGCAAGGCTTAAAAATATTTATGACCCGCCGGTCGGGCTGTTTGCAAAGGGCAATCTTGATTTACTGGACCGTCCGATGTATCTGGGGATTGTAGGCTCTCGAAAAGCCTCACCGGCAGGGCTTAAGCAGACCCGTAAGCTGGCAGAAACCTTTTCTGATATGGGGATTACCATTGTCAGCGGACTGGCAGAGGGCGTCGATGGTGAGAGCCATTTAGGCAGCTGCGAGCGAATCGGCTCGACCATTGCCGTTATGGGGACTGGTATCAATGTGTGCTATCCTGAAAAGCATAAGCCGCTGTACAAAAAGATCGTCCGCAGCGGGCTGATCCTCACAGAGTTTTTTATGGATGAGCCGCCATTAAAATTCCATTTTCCGAGAAGAAACAGGATCATCAGCGGCCTGTGCGATGGCCTGCTGGTGGTAGAAGCCCGGGAAAAGAGCGGCGCTTTGATTACAGCCGACTTTGCACTGGAGCAGGGGAAAAACGTTTATGCTGTACCCGGCGATATTGCCCGTTATCAGAGTGTTGGCAGTAACCAGCTTATTAAGGAAGGTGCAAAGGTAGTGACAGAGCCGGAGGATGTGCTGGAGGATTATGTGGACATGCTGCCTCAGGATACGGAGAGCTTTCATAATCCCATCAGTCTCGAACGCGCCGCTGAGGGAATAGATGACCCGGAGCAGAAAAAAATATTAAACTATGTTGCTGAAGGCTACACAACGGTGGATGAGCTGGTAGGAGTATCTGGAATGGGGATTGGGGCTGTCAATGGAGCTCTTTCCATGCTGGAGCTTGACGACCGTGTTAAAGTAGAATATGGAAAGGTATATATTCTTTAG